The proteins below are encoded in one region of Halococcus sediminicola:
- a CDS encoding AAA family ATPase yields the protein MSDAATGFSDVTTADVRAAFESENYVADDDIVTTVELALRLGKPLLVEGEPGAGKTELAKVLAGGFDAELLRLQCYEGLTAESALYEWNYTKQLLSMQSAEGGESVFDEEHLLERPLLSALRGEGRRVLLIDEVDRADEEFEALLLEVLSDFQVSVPELGTVRARTPPVVIITSNRTRGLSDALKRRCLFLHVAPPTFEKERAIVERKVPELGRTVAAELCAMTGRLREEPLLKPPGAAETIDWARAVAALRDGGDSALDDETVERTLGCLLKEVEDIERVDQELLVSLREAAERARTEAD from the coding sequence ATGAGCGACGCCGCCACCGGGTTCAGTGACGTGACCACGGCCGACGTCCGGGCGGCCTTCGAGTCGGAGAACTACGTCGCCGACGACGACATCGTTACAACCGTCGAACTGGCGCTGCGACTCGGCAAGCCGCTGCTCGTCGAGGGCGAACCGGGCGCGGGCAAGACCGAGCTCGCCAAAGTCCTCGCGGGGGGGTTCGACGCCGAACTCCTTCGGCTCCAGTGTTACGAGGGACTGACCGCCGAGAGCGCGCTCTACGAGTGGAACTACACGAAACAGCTGCTGAGCATGCAGAGCGCGGAGGGTGGCGAGTCAGTCTTCGACGAGGAACATCTGCTCGAACGTCCGCTGCTGAGCGCGCTCCGCGGCGAGGGTCGACGAGTGTTGCTCATCGATGAGGTGGACCGTGCCGACGAGGAGTTCGAGGCACTCCTTCTGGAGGTTCTCTCTGACTTTCAGGTGAGCGTTCCCGAGTTAGGGACCGTACGCGCACGGACCCCGCCGGTCGTGATCATCACCTCGAATCGAACCCGAGGGCTGTCGGACGCGCTCAAGCGCCGGTGTCTGTTCTTGCACGTCGCGCCGCCGACCTTCGAGAAAGAGCGCGCCATCGTCGAGCGCAAGGTGCCCGAACTCGGTAGGACTGTGGCCGCCGAACTCTGTGCGATGACCGGACGACTGCGCGAGGAGCCGCTGCTCAAACCGCCCGGCGCGGCCGAGACCATCGACTGGGCGCGGGCGGTCGCCGCGCTGCGCGATGGCGGGGATAGCGCTCTCGACGACGAGACGGTCGAACGCACGCTCGGCTGTCTCTTGAAGGAAGTCGAGGACATCGAGCGCGTCGACCAAGAACTACTAGTATCGCTGCGCGAGGCCGCCGAGCGCGCCCGCACGGAGGCCGATTGA
- a CDS encoding VWA domain-containing protein — MDPAEHAREELVRFVRALRRAGVAVPANAGTTAASALAAVGLADRERVRVALRASLITKGEDEGTFDELFAEFWRRLTAGLDPSGPAERPENPPDGGLAPLGADPAPGEHADSDGENDERDGEEGERSGLGAVVGRGAGEAGEEVTAARYSPTGQREAISSFAVPDTEGFDDAFDELTRALAELAGRRWTGGEERPDVRRALRASLGTGGAVVDLPRRERARTAVRARVVVDVSRSVLDVVERPFLLRFLQRAHAEWRDTRTFFFDEDLREVTDSFDAPSSGAALAALERAETEWGGGTHLGRSLDRLRTDFPYSVDRRSVLIVVSDGLEMGDVSALETALSGLSRTASAVLWLNPLAASPEYEPTARGMAAALPYLDGLFAFAGPADLVDLARQLRREGPHGSIGYEHDAWRTERRTTHQTQTT, encoded by the coding sequence ATGGACCCCGCCGAGCACGCCCGCGAGGAACTCGTGCGATTCGTGCGCGCACTCCGCCGGGCGGGCGTCGCCGTCCCCGCCAACGCCGGCACGACGGCCGCCAGTGCGCTCGCCGCCGTCGGACTAGCCGACCGCGAACGCGTGCGGGTCGCCCTCCGGGCGTCGCTCATCACCAAAGGAGAGGACGAAGGGACGTTCGACGAACTGTTCGCGGAGTTCTGGCGACGGCTCACCGCCGGACTCGATCCGAGCGGTCCCGCCGAGCGACCCGAAAACCCGCCGGATGGCGGTCTCGCGCCGCTCGGGGCCGACCCAGCCCCCGGCGAGCACGCCGACTCCGACGGTGAGAACGACGAGCGCGATGGGGAGGAGGGCGAACGGAGCGGGTTGGGCGCGGTGGTCGGTCGCGGGGCCGGAGAGGCCGGCGAGGAGGTGACGGCGGCACGATACAGCCCGACGGGCCAACGAGAGGCGATTTCGTCGTTCGCCGTTCCCGACACGGAGGGGTTCGACGATGCGTTCGACGAGTTGACGCGCGCGCTCGCCGAACTTGCGGGCCGGCGCTGGACCGGCGGCGAGGAGCGCCCCGACGTCAGGCGTGCGCTCCGGGCGAGCCTTGGCACTGGTGGTGCGGTCGTCGATCTCCCGCGACGCGAGCGGGCGCGGACGGCGGTGCGGGCGCGCGTGGTCGTCGACGTGAGCCGGTCGGTACTCGACGTCGTCGAGCGGCCCTTCTTGCTTCGTTTTCTCCAGCGTGCGCACGCGGAGTGGCGCGATACACGGACATTCTTCTTCGACGAGGACCTCCGGGAGGTCACCGACTCCTTCGACGCACCGAGTTCGGGCGCGGCGCTCGCCGCTCTCGAACGCGCCGAGACCGAATGGGGCGGCGGCACGCATCTTGGAAGATCGCTCGACCGCCTCCGCACCGATTTTCCATACTCGGTCGACCGCCGGTCGGTGCTGATCGTCGTCAGCGACGGACTGGAGATGGGCGATGTATCGGCCCTCGAAACGGCGCTGTCGGGGCTTTCACGGACGGCGAGCGCGGTGCTCTGGCTGAACCCGCTCGCGGCTTCGCCGGAGTACGAGCCGACGGCTCGCGGGATGGCCGCCGCGCTTCCGTATCTCGACGGATTGTTCGCGTTCGCCGGGCCAGCCGACCTCGTCGACCTCGCCCGGCAGCTCCGACGAGAGGGTCCCCACGGCTCCATCGGCTACGAACACGACGCGTGGCGAACCGAGCGACGAACGACTCACCAAACACAAACGACATGA
- a CDS encoding XdhC family protein, with translation MTDTNWGMVETDVLAAIGNAIEREREAVLATVIDVEGSAYRRPGAKMLIDEDGGAGSLTAGCLEDEVRELASEVLDAGRPRIETYDLMGDDDVWGLGMGCNGIITVLLEPLEASYRPAVEHVTNGIDCAVVTVTGGDRPLGERGVYDSEDGFVGDLPEWMTERLAEPTTALLEAGRSETVEVETDEGTVEVFVDGIEAPSKLVVVGSGPDVGPVIELAARVGLRSTVVAFRGALSAGDFPAADAVRTTSPPKLREAVDFDDDTHVVVMTHNFIDDRLALEELLATPVPYIGLMGPHERFEEICEEFAAEGVELAEEDINRIYTPIGLDLGGDSPYRIAYSIVAEVLAVESDRTPRHLAEHTGPIHERQAIGGAE, from the coding sequence ATGACCGACACGAACTGGGGAATGGTCGAAACGGACGTACTGGCAGCGATCGGCAACGCGATCGAGAGGGAGCGCGAGGCGGTGCTTGCGACCGTCATCGACGTCGAGGGCAGTGCGTACCGCCGCCCCGGCGCGAAGATGCTCATCGACGAGGACGGCGGCGCGGGCAGCCTCACCGCTGGTTGCCTCGAAGACGAGGTGCGGGAACTGGCGAGTGAGGTCCTCGACGCGGGCCGGCCCCGCATCGAGACCTACGACCTGATGGGTGACGACGACGTCTGGGGTCTCGGCATGGGCTGTAACGGGATCATCACCGTGTTGCTCGAACCGCTCGAGGCGAGCTATCGACCGGCCGTCGAGCACGTGACGAACGGTATCGACTGTGCGGTCGTCACGGTCACCGGCGGCGACCGCCCGCTCGGCGAGCGCGGGGTGTACGACTCCGAAGACGGGTTTGTGGGTGATCTGCCCGAGTGGATGACTGAGAGACTGGCCGAACCGACGACGGCGCTCCTCGAAGCGGGGCGGAGCGAAACGGTCGAAGTGGAAACGGACGAGGGCACCGTCGAGGTGTTCGTCGACGGCATCGAAGCGCCCTCGAAACTCGTCGTGGTCGGTTCGGGACCCGACGTCGGTCCAGTAATCGAACTCGCAGCGCGGGTCGGTCTCCGGAGCACGGTCGTCGCCTTCCGCGGTGCGCTGTCTGCCGGTGATTTTCCCGCGGCCGACGCGGTTCGCACCACTTCGCCACCGAAACTGCGCGAAGCGGTCGACTTCGACGACGACACCCACGTGGTGGTGATGACGCACAACTTCATTGACGACCGCCTCGCGCTCGAAGAGTTGCTCGCAACCCCCGTGCCGTACATCGGTCTGATGGGGCCACACGAACGCTTCGAGGAGATATGCGAGGAGTTCGCCGCGGAGGGCGTGGAACTCGCCGAAGAGGACATCAACCGTATCTACACGCCCATCGGTCTCGACCTCGGCGGTGATTCTCCCTATCGCATCGCCTACAGCATCGTCGCCGAGGTGCTCGCGGTCGAAAGCGATCGAACGCCGCGACACCTCGCCGAGCACACCGGCCCGATTCACGAGCGCCAGGCCATCGGCGGGGCCGAATAG
- a CDS encoding DUF7563 family protein: MSECLNCGAFVTERYVRVFAPTGMETVRVCPECPDMLREGGDVREAKSPRQ; the protein is encoded by the coding sequence ATGTCAGAGTGTCTGAATTGCGGCGCGTTCGTCACCGAGCGATACGTTCGCGTGTTCGCTCCGACCGGCATGGAGACCGTGCGAGTCTGTCCTGAATGTCCCGATATGCTTCGTGAGGGTGGTGACGTACGCGAGGCGAAATCCCCGCGACAGTAG
- a CDS encoding universal stress protein, whose translation MYETILVPTDGSEHAIRAAEHAHYFARIFDATAHLVSAADIQTAGGMFNAGGVDQQFIERIEAENEEAIAATEAAFEGDAVETAVLRGRPADAIVEYADEHDVDFISMGTHGRTGVSRYVAGSVTERVVRQASCPVLTAKAVECSELTGDYGDVLIPTDGSDAASIAIGHGIEIAKRAGARIHAVNIVDVGAITLTPGSSAPTELVERFEAEGERATEEIVDRATDAGLDVTTSVQEGVPASDLLDYANEHEVDLVTMGTTGRTGLNRYLLGSTAERVIRHAEMPVLAVNARRDVER comes from the coding sequence ATGTACGAAACCATCCTCGTCCCGACTGACGGCAGCGAGCACGCGATTCGGGCCGCCGAACACGCCCACTATTTCGCACGGATATTCGACGCGACGGCTCATCTCGTCAGCGCCGCCGACATCCAGACAGCGGGTGGTATGTTCAACGCTGGCGGCGTTGATCAGCAGTTCATCGAGCGTATCGAAGCCGAAAACGAAGAAGCAATCGCGGCGACCGAAGCCGCCTTCGAGGGCGACGCGGTAGAGACAGCGGTACTCAGAGGAAGACCCGCCGACGCGATAGTTGAATATGCTGATGAGCATGACGTCGATTTCATCTCGATGGGCACCCACGGCCGGACCGGAGTGAGCCGGTACGTTGCGGGCAGCGTGACCGAGCGCGTCGTGCGCCAGGCTTCGTGTCCGGTACTGACGGCCAAGGCAGTCGAGTGCAGCGAACTCACCGGCGACTACGGAGACGTGCTGATTCCGACCGACGGTAGCGATGCGGCGAGCATCGCCATCGGCCACGGTATCGAGATCGCCAAACGGGCCGGCGCTCGCATTCATGCAGTCAATATCGTCGATGTCGGCGCGATAACGCTCACGCCGGGCTCTTCCGCGCCGACGGAACTGGTTGAGCGGTTCGAAGCCGAAGGCGAGCGCGCGACCGAAGAGATAGTCGACCGCGCCACGGACGCGGGTCTCGATGTGACGACGAGCGTCCAGGAGGGGGTGCCGGCGAGCGACCTGCTCGACTACGCTAACGAACACGAGGTCGACCTCGTGACGATGGGCACGACCGGCCGGACGGGTCTCAATCGCTACCTCCTCGGAAGCACGGCCGAACGAGTTATCAGACACGCTGAAATGCCGGTATTAGCCGTCAACGCGCGGAGAGACGTGGAACGATAA
- a CDS encoding pyridoxamine 5'-phosphate oxidase family protein yields the protein MGEGNSGTMDEDERDGFLGTGGTGVISLAAGETAPYSTPVSYGYDAAESVFYFRLAAQPDSEKGDLADRSVSFVTYGNDNGWKSVVATGQLERTSEESVATESLQGLERVHIPLIDIFGTPPREVAFEFYRLVPDELTTRTETRTEL from the coding sequence ATGGGTGAGGGTAACTCCGGGACGATGGATGAAGACGAACGGGATGGGTTTCTCGGCACCGGTGGCACGGGCGTCATCTCCCTCGCAGCGGGTGAGACGGCACCGTATTCGACTCCCGTTTCGTACGGCTACGACGCGGCTGAGTCGGTTTTTTACTTCCGGCTCGCCGCCCAGCCAGACAGCGAGAAGGGCGACCTCGCCGACCGGTCTGTCTCGTTCGTGACCTACGGCAACGACAACGGGTGGAAAAGCGTCGTGGCGACCGGACAGCTGGAGCGAACTTCTGAAGAATCGGTCGCTACCGAGAGCCTGCAGGGGCTTGAGCGAGTCCACATTCCCCTCATCGATATCTTCGGCACACCCCCGCGGGAAGTGGCCTTCGAGTTCTATCGGCTCGTTCCCGACGAGCTGACCACGCGAACGGAAACGCGAACAGAGCTCTGA
- a CDS encoding universal stress protein: MYDTILVPTDGSGGAEAAARHGLRLASAFDSEVRFLSVVDRRSYSGDLAGVDSLVDDQRDALVEGATNNLRPLEDLATETAVPFESSIEHGIPHKAIFEYADEHDIDMVVMGTHGRTGLQRVLIGSVTERVVRTSDIPVLTTRAVPNERSSYEDVLIPTDGSDAASAAIDHGLTIAERCDATVHALSVVDVSSLADSYNVAPIIEAWKDDCERAVAEVAKAAESRDIDVTTEVKQSTPYRAIKMYVENKEVDLVAMGTHGRTGLERYLVGSVTTRTVRTSDVPVLTVR; this comes from the coding sequence ATGTACGACACTATCCTCGTTCCGACTGACGGTAGTGGAGGAGCGGAGGCGGCCGCACGACACGGGCTGAGACTCGCGAGCGCCTTTGATAGTGAGGTGCGCTTTCTGAGCGTCGTCGATAGGCGCTCATATAGCGGTGACCTCGCTGGGGTTGATTCGCTGGTGGATGACCAACGTGATGCACTGGTTGAGGGAGCGACGAACAACCTTCGCCCGCTCGAAGACCTTGCCACAGAAACCGCCGTTCCGTTCGAATCGTCGATCGAGCACGGCATTCCTCACAAGGCGATATTTGAGTACGCTGACGAACATGATATCGACATGGTGGTGATGGGAACGCACGGTCGAACGGGGCTTCAGCGTGTTCTCATTGGGAGCGTCACCGAGCGAGTCGTCAGAACAAGTGATATACCCGTACTCACTACGCGGGCCGTCCCGAACGAGCGCTCGTCGTACGAGGACGTGTTGATTCCGACCGATGGTAGTGATGCCGCGAGTGCTGCTATCGATCATGGATTGACCATCGCCGAACGATGCGACGCCACTGTCCACGCACTATCGGTCGTGGATGTGAGTTCACTCGCTGATTCCTACAACGTCGCCCCCATCATTGAGGCGTGGAAGGACGATTGCGAGCGAGCGGTCGCTGAGGTTGCCAAAGCAGCCGAAAGCCGCGATATCGACGTTACTACCGAGGTCAAGCAAAGCACACCTTATCGGGCTATCAAAATGTACGTCGAAAACAAAGAAGTCGACCTCGTGGCGATGGGCACGCATGGTCGAACAGGACTCGAACGCTACCTCGTCGGCAGCGTGACCACGCGCACCGTCAGAACAAGTGACGTTCCGGTACTCACGGTCCGATAA
- a CDS encoding IS630 family transposase (programmed frameshift): protein MAALETVSAEDLRQVLAEVDDADAVQRLMAAITFKEIGDLTQEEAAALYGFSSTWASKWFNRLERLTDEPFEDVVYDEPRSGQPPKLTESEHRRFVDDLHEPPEEVGLNARAWTVPLAQQYLNQKFDVQYCDRLVRRLMTEAGLSRQTARPQYVDADERAQEAFREGFKKSFTDLDDEYTVVAIDQTRQDLANLVYAWFPEGERPTLPMSGAWGSLKLLGGITDDGETFYLPCEDNFTSNLSVRLLDAPQTEFGEKLCIVLDNAPYFTANNVNEFVEDTPLELCYLPRGSPELNPAEECWHQLSQRLGNQLFEELDELRDAALTALDSIEPPSLSSYLCL from the exons ATGGCGGCTCTCGAAACCGTCTCTGCTGAAGACCTCCGCCAAGTCCTGGCAGAGGTCGATGATGCTGATGCCGTACAGCGTCTGATGGCGGCAATCACGTTCAAAGAAATCGGCGATTTGACCCAGGAAGAAGCCGCTGCACTCTATGGGTTTTCCAGTACTTGGGCTTCGAAATGGTTCAACCGTCTCGAACGGCTCACCGACGAGCCATTCGAGGACGTCGTCTACGACGAACCTCGATCCGGTCAACCACCAAAACTCACCGAATCAGAACATCGGCGGTTCGTGGATGACCTCCACGAACCGCCTGAAGAAGTTGGTCTCAACGCGCGTGCGTGGACGGTCCCGCTCGCCCAGCAGTATCTCAACCAGAAATTCGACGTGCAATACTGTGATCGCCTCGTCCGACGGCTGATGACCGAGGCCGGGCTGTCACGACAGACAGCCCGGCCGCAGTACGTCGATGCCGACGAACGTGCTCAAGAAGCGTTCCGTGAAGGCTTCAAAAAAAGCT TCACCGATCTGGACGACGAATACACGGTCGTAGCAATCGATCAGACTCGACAAGATCTGGCGAACCTCGTCTACGCGTGGTTTCCTGAGGGAGAGCGCCCGACACTGCCGATGTCGGGCGCATGGGGGAGTCTGAAATTGCTGGGCGGAATCACTGATGACGGAGAGACGTTCTACCTTCCGTGTGAGGATAATTTCACGAGCAATCTCTCGGTTCGACTACTTGATGCACCCCAAACTGAATTCGGCGAAAAACTCTGCATAGTGCTGGATAACGCACCGTATTTTACGGCGAACAATGTCAACGAATTTGTCGAAGACACGCCTCTCGAACTGTGTTACCTGCCGCGGGGTTCACCGGAGCTGAACCCCGCCGAGGAATGCTGGCATCAACTCAGCCAACGTCTCGGTAACCAGCTCTTCGAGGAACTCGACGAACTTCGCGACGCTGCTCTCACCGCGCTTGATTCGATCGAACCGCCGAGTTTATCCTCGTATTTGTGTCTGTGA
- a CDS encoding SWIM zinc finger family protein: MSTTNAAPESSIALTAARFERAVAQDIEAKCIAPLSYEVTHDGSAYEVDLQSGHCTCEDRQFRGLGCKHAIKCALDALFTDGAQSRFIAQVAQFAREQGCPFGSRDCDGPCGVGVYPCPDCVSGVSVGDWAVWTHLVRDTGGR, translated from the coding sequence ATGTCCACTACAAATGCGGCCCCGGAAAGCAGTATCGCCCTGACGGCTGCGCGATTCGAACGCGCGGTCGCTCAAGACATCGAAGCCAAGTGCATCGCGCCACTCAGCTACGAGGTCACCCACGACGGTTCGGCCTACGAGGTCGACCTTCAATCAGGCCATTGCACCTGCGAGGACCGGCAATTCCGCGGTCTCGGGTGCAAACACGCCATCAAATGCGCTCTCGACGCGCTGTTTACCGACGGCGCACAGAGCCGTTTCATCGCTCAAGTTGCCCAGTTTGCCCGCGAACAAGGCTGTCCGTTCGGTTCGCGCGACTGCGACGGTCCGTGTGGCGTTGGCGTCTATCCCTGCCCGGACTGCGTTTCCGGCGTCTCGGTCGGTGACTGGGCGGTCTGGACCCATCTCGTCCGCGACACGGGAGGCCGCTGA
- a CDS encoding Fic family protein: protein MTENLPTPDEILAMHDEIEAEYDLKYKGVRAAAPKGKLRQNVIEPAREYDDPWHRAAVLLFGIQSVHVFEDANKRTAWAVTMEYLDEQGLDVELPQDTAVIERIVRRAGLFDTDALAEWLETGEIDESKLPER from the coding sequence ATGACTGAGAATCTACCGACGCCCGATGAGATACTCGCCATGCATGATGAGATCGAAGCGGAGTACGACCTGAAATACAAGGGTGTTCGTGCTGCGGCCCCGAAAGGCAAGCTCCGACAGAACGTCATCGAACCGGCGAGAGAGTACGACGACCCGTGGCACCGAGCTGCCGTGTTGCTCTTCGGAATCCAGAGCGTCCACGTTTTCGAGGATGCGAACAAACGGACGGCTTGGGCCGTGACGATGGAGTATCTGGATGAGCAGGGGCTTGACGTCGAGTTGCCACAGGATACTGCTGTGATCGAGCGTATCGTTCGCCGCGCCGGGCTGTTCGACACGGACGCACTCGCCGAATGGCTCGAAACCGGCGAGATTGACGAAAGCAAACTGCCGGAGCGTTAA
- a CDS encoding sodium:solute symporter family protein: MVTTDTLFITGIPLLYLAFALWIGLRSRGEADQDSTEGYVAGGRGIGLLVMYFVMSASINSAFAFLGGPGWSFSKGAAALYIVAYGGFGMLLWYIFGPKVARLGRKRGYVTQAGFLSDRYNSKYLSALMAIASVAAFIPYLVVQIKGVAFILTEASNGLIPFWLSGLLPFLVIAIYVLTSGMMGVGWSNVLQGVMMLVLAWFLGLYLPFELHGGIQPMFEQIANSNSTHLLVGLPEMSMLRYSSFIIVSALGFVMWPHLFMRAYSADNEKTLKKTVALYPTFQFILIPILLIGYAGVTTVDPAVLSSPDRILPYLITDLGIHPVLIGLFFAGALAATMSTADSIVHASVSVTTRDFYKPLFDSDIGDKSETRLMKLAVFPTVGVAYYFALFSPVNIVPLQAAAYGAVVQFLPLMLGAFYWPGSTKTGALSGLFAGSIVTILFTFIVPSPLDLHAGFWGLIATTVVFVTVSLVTEVEDKEFAQDIIRESRPAPSTAQTSGESSSVTATDGGAQSDEAE; the protein is encoded by the coding sequence ATGGTCACGACGGATACCCTGTTCATTACGGGAATACCCCTCCTTTATCTCGCTTTTGCGCTCTGGATCGGGCTGCGAAGTCGCGGGGAGGCAGATCAAGACAGCACGGAGGGATACGTCGCCGGGGGTCGGGGAATCGGCCTCCTTGTGATGTATTTCGTCATGAGTGCAAGCATCAACAGTGCTTTTGCGTTCTTGGGTGGGCCAGGGTGGTCGTTTAGCAAGGGTGCGGCTGCACTGTACATTGTTGCATACGGTGGGTTCGGAATGTTGCTGTGGTATATCTTCGGTCCGAAAGTCGCTCGGCTTGGTCGCAAACGGGGCTACGTAACCCAGGCGGGTTTCCTCAGCGACCGGTATAACAGCAAGTATCTCTCCGCGCTCATGGCGATCGCTTCGGTTGCTGCGTTTATTCCGTATCTGGTCGTCCAGATCAAGGGCGTTGCCTTCATTCTCACAGAGGCCAGCAACGGGCTCATTCCGTTCTGGCTGTCGGGGCTGTTGCCCTTTCTTGTGATCGCCATCTACGTACTCACAAGCGGAATGATGGGTGTTGGGTGGTCGAACGTGCTTCAGGGAGTTATGATGCTGGTACTTGCCTGGTTCCTCGGATTGTACCTCCCCTTTGAGCTTCATGGCGGCATACAGCCGATGTTCGAACAGATCGCCAACAGCAATTCCACCCATTTGCTTGTCGGGCTGCCGGAGATGTCGATGCTCCGCTATTCGAGTTTCATCATCGTTTCGGCGCTTGGATTCGTCATGTGGCCTCACCTGTTCATGCGTGCTTACTCGGCCGACAACGAGAAGACACTGAAGAAAACGGTCGCGCTCTATCCAACCTTCCAGTTCATTTTGATCCCGATCTTGCTAATCGGGTACGCTGGTGTGACCACAGTTGACCCAGCCGTACTGAGCAGTCCGGATCGCATCTTGCCGTATTTGATTACAGACCTCGGGATTCATCCCGTTCTCATCGGACTGTTCTTCGCTGGTGCGCTTGCGGCAACGATGAGTACCGCGGACTCGATCGTCCATGCATCGGTGAGTGTTACTACTAGGGACTTCTACAAACCGCTGTTCGATTCGGATATTGGTGACAAAAGCGAGACCCGATTGATGAAACTTGCCGTCTTTCCCACGGTCGGTGTCGCGTACTATTTCGCGCTGTTTAGCCCGGTCAATATCGTTCCGCTACAGGCGGCGGCATACGGCGCGGTGGTCCAGTTCCTCCCGTTGATGCTCGGTGCCTTCTACTGGCCAGGCTCGACAAAAACTGGGGCACTGTCTGGACTGTTCGCCGGCAGTATCGTGACCATCCTCTTTACGTTCATCGTCCCTTCCCCACTGGATCTGCATGCCGGGTTCTGGGGGCTTATCGCCACGACTGTCGTTTTCGTCACGGTGAGCTTGGTTACCGAAGTCGAGGACAAAGAGTTCGCACAAGATATTATTAGAGAATCACGGCCTGCACCATCTACAGCACAAACGTCGGGCGAGAGTTCCTCTGTAACTGCGACGGATGGTGGGGCTCAATCAGACGAGGCGGAGTAA
- a CDS encoding threonine ammonia-lyase, translating into MTTSYESVESPDKTTIFSYHDLTPPTTRDIYEARKIVRQYIPSTPLVRSESLSTALDADVYLKREDTLPTSSFKIRGFYNLVNDLNEEFHEPGLITSSMGNHGQGMATAAREFDIPAVIVVPETLKNPTKTDNMERLGATVIAHGRDVDEAREYAEQQAAEDGYRYVHGGNEPHLIAGRASAGLEVMVDCPGVDILINPVGGGSSAAAYALTVGKLLGADVIGVQASGADAVYRAWKDGIVEMQENAETFAEGIKTRTPFALPLEIMQEHLSEMVLVEDDDLRAAIRRLLADDSVLVEGAAASSVAAALQLSDELTGKTVVLPISGSNLSMTKLRAIVHD; encoded by the coding sequence GTGACGACATCATACGAATCAGTCGAATCACCCGATAAGACTACGATCTTTTCGTACCACGATCTGACCCCACCAACGACTCGTGATATCTACGAGGCACGGAAGATCGTCCGACAGTACATTCCCAGCACGCCATTGGTTCGCAGTGAGAGTCTCTCAACAGCTCTCGATGCCGATGTCTATCTCAAGCGTGAGGATACACTCCCAACTAGTTCGTTCAAAATCCGTGGGTTCTACAACCTCGTCAACGACCTTAACGAAGAATTCCACGAGCCGGGGCTCATCACTTCAAGCATGGGCAATCACGGCCAAGGGATGGCAACTGCCGCGCGCGAGTTTGACATTCCGGCAGTCATTGTCGTCCCCGAGACGCTCAAGAATCCGACCAAGACCGACAATATGGAACGGCTCGGGGCGACCGTTATCGCGCACGGTCGAGACGTTGACGAAGCTCGCGAGTACGCTGAACAGCAGGCTGCAGAGGATGGGTACCGTTATGTCCATGGCGGTAACGAACCCCATCTCATCGCCGGGCGTGCCAGCGCTGGTCTCGAAGTGATGGTTGATTGTCCCGGCGTCGATATTCTCATCAATCCAGTTGGAGGTGGAAGCAGTGCCGCAGCCTACGCACTCACTGTCGGAAAACTCCTTGGTGCTGACGTTATCGGGGTCCAAGCCTCGGGAGCGGATGCGGTTTATCGTGCGTGGAAAGATGGAATCGTCGAGATGCAGGAGAATGCTGAGACGTTCGCAGAGGGAATCAAGACACGAACACCGTTCGCACTTCCGCTTGAGATCATGCAGGAACATCTCTCGGAGATGGTACTCGTTGAAGACGATGATCTGCGGGCCGCTATTCGACGACTGCTCGCCGACGATAGTGTGTTAGTCGAAGGGGCAGCCGCCAGCAGCGTTGCAGCGGCACTCCAGTTAAGTGATGAACTGACAGGGAAAACAGTCGTTCTACCGATTTCGGGCAGCAACCTCTCTATGACCAAGCTCCGGGCGATCGTCCACGATTAG